One part of the Cumulibacter manganitolerans genome encodes these proteins:
- a CDS encoding alpha/beta fold hydrolase, whose protein sequence is MTPTEPNDLLLPGPWTHRDITANGVRLHVAEAGRGPLVVLLHGFPQFWWAWRHQIPALADAGFRVVAPDLRGLGASDKPPRPYDPVTTAGDIAGLVRALGRSDAYIVGSDLGGMIGWTMAALHPGMVRGLAVLGTAHPRRWRREMVFADAQRRASSYIFAAQPPRLPEARLVHDHGAKIADLMTSWAGPWRVTSDFADAVALYRAAICVPQAAYGAAEYFRWMVRSLMRPDGLAFVQSLRRRADAPVLQLHGADDPCVLPRTADGAQAYTSADYRWRLLADCGHFPAEEQPATVTDELVGWLRAYG, encoded by the coding sequence CCGGTCCGTGGACCCATCGCGACATCACCGCCAACGGCGTCCGCCTGCACGTGGCCGAGGCCGGACGCGGACCCCTGGTGGTGCTGCTGCACGGCTTCCCGCAGTTCTGGTGGGCGTGGCGCCACCAGATCCCCGCCCTCGCCGACGCCGGCTTCCGGGTGGTCGCCCCCGACCTGCGCGGCCTCGGCGCCAGCGACAAGCCCCCGCGTCCGTACGACCCGGTCACGACGGCCGGCGACATCGCCGGCCTCGTGCGGGCGCTCGGGCGCTCGGACGCCTACATCGTCGGCAGCGACCTGGGCGGGATGATCGGCTGGACGATGGCCGCGCTGCACCCCGGCATGGTGCGCGGGCTCGCGGTGCTCGGCACGGCGCACCCGCGCCGCTGGCGGCGCGAGATGGTGTTCGCCGACGCGCAGCGACGCGCCTCCTCCTACATCTTCGCCGCGCAGCCGCCGCGACTGCCCGAGGCGCGGCTGGTGCACGACCACGGCGCGAAGATCGCCGACCTGATGACGTCGTGGGCCGGCCCCTGGCGCGTCACGAGCGACTTCGCGGACGCCGTGGCGCTCTACCGGGCGGCGATCTGCGTGCCGCAGGCGGCGTACGGCGCGGCCGAGTACTTCCGCTGGATGGTGCGCTCGCTCATGCGTCCCGACGGCCTGGCGTTCGTGCAGTCGCTGCGCCGGCGGGCCGACGCACCGGTGCTGCAGCTGCACGGCGCGGACGACCCGTGCGTGCTGCCTCGCACGGCCGACGGGGCCCAGGCCTACACCTCCGCGGACTACCGCTGGCGGCTGCTGGCGGACTGCGGCCACTTCCCGGCCGAGGAGCAACCGGCGACCGTCACCGACGAGCTGGTCGGCTGGCTGCGCGCCTACGGGTAG
- a CDS encoding MarP family serine protease, whose protein sequence is MTGLVVDAVAVAVVVTLAAFGFRSGLLRAGSALAGLVVGLALAVPVVGYVGRRIESPAWRLAAVLAVLVVIANLGYVAALALGSRLRSRVKRRLAQGVDRAAGGALSAVLGVLLVWMLAVPLASSPIPGVSQAVRGSVLLPGIDAVMPRSARALYDAIDRALQAQGLPDVVGPMQQTNVADVAAPDAAASADPEVVAAGGSVVKVVGEAPKCSRIIDGSGFVYAPGRVVTNAHVVAGTSSLQVEASSGTHDATVVYVDEHLDLAVLDVPGLSETPLPLEPVGREPGEDVVVAGHPRGGPLELTAARVRATGPVTGPTFRGDALTTRDVLMLRGRVVPGNSGGPVVDLDGKVVGVVFGAAADQPDVGYALSVAAVSDDLAAAAAAQQPAATGACYP, encoded by the coding sequence GTGACCGGTCTGGTCGTCGACGCCGTCGCGGTCGCCGTCGTCGTCACCCTCGCCGCGTTCGGGTTCCGCAGCGGCTTGCTGCGCGCCGGTTCGGCGCTGGCCGGGCTGGTGGTCGGGCTGGCGCTCGCCGTGCCGGTGGTCGGCTACGTCGGTCGCCGCATCGAGTCGCCGGCCTGGCGGCTCGCGGCCGTGCTCGCGGTGCTCGTGGTCATCGCCAACCTGGGGTACGTGGCGGCCCTGGCGCTCGGCAGCCGGCTGCGCTCCCGCGTGAAGCGGCGCCTCGCGCAGGGCGTCGACCGGGCCGCGGGCGGGGCGCTCTCCGCGGTGCTCGGGGTGCTGCTGGTGTGGATGCTCGCCGTCCCGCTGGCGTCCTCTCCGATCCCCGGCGTGTCGCAGGCGGTCCGGGGGTCGGTGCTGCTGCCCGGTATCGACGCGGTCATGCCGCGGTCGGCCCGGGCGCTGTACGACGCCATCGACCGGGCGCTGCAGGCGCAGGGCCTGCCGGACGTCGTCGGGCCCATGCAGCAGACCAACGTCGCGGACGTCGCGGCGCCGGACGCCGCCGCGTCGGCCGATCCCGAGGTGGTCGCCGCCGGCGGGTCGGTGGTCAAGGTGGTGGGCGAGGCGCCGAAGTGCTCCCGGATCATCGACGGTTCGGGCTTCGTGTACGCGCCCGGCCGGGTGGTCACCAACGCGCACGTGGTCGCGGGGACGTCGTCCCTGCAGGTCGAGGCGTCGAGCGGCACGCATGACGCGACCGTGGTGTACGTCGACGAGCACCTCGACCTCGCCGTCCTCGACGTGCCCGGCCTGTCCGAGACTCCGCTGCCGCTGGAGCCCGTCGGTCGGGAACCGGGCGAGGACGTCGTGGTGGCCGGGCATCCGCGGGGTGGCCCCCTGGAGCTGACGGCGGCGAGGGTGCGCGCGACCGGCCCGGTGACCGGGCCGACGTTCCGCGGCGACGCGCTCACCACCCGCGACGTGCTGATGCTGCGCGGCCGCGTCGTGCCGGGCAATTCCGGGGGACCGGTGGTCGATCTCGACGGGAAGGTGGTCGGCGTGGTCTTCGGTGCGGCGGCCGACCAGCCGGATGTCGGCTACGCGCTGAGCGTCGCCGCGGTGAGCGACGATCTGGCCGCGGCGGCCGCGGCGCAGCAGCCGGCCGCCACCGGCGCCTGCTACCCGTAG
- a CDS encoding cupredoxin domain-containing protein, which produces MRRWRRGRGAAVAGVALLAVTAGCGGQQPGAARSSASRSVTVEADGTQVIALGETDQYRFTPEEPHVHPGPVRIDFRNTSTTNTHSLAFKPGGPTAEIPFVNPGEKKSIKFDIQTPGEYRFFCTFHESLGQRGVLVVDPS; this is translated from the coding sequence ATGAGGCGGTGGCGTCGCGGCCGGGGCGCGGCGGTCGCCGGTGTCGCCCTCCTCGCGGTCACGGCGGGATGCGGCGGCCAGCAGCCGGGTGCGGCACGGTCGTCGGCGTCCCGCTCGGTCACCGTCGAGGCCGACGGCACGCAGGTGATCGCTCTCGGCGAGACCGACCAGTACCGCTTCACCCCCGAGGAGCCGCACGTGCATCCGGGGCCGGTGCGCATCGACTTCCGCAACACGTCGACCACGAACACGCACAGTCTCGCCTTCAAGCCCGGCGGCCCCACCGCGGAGATCCCGTTCGTGAACCCCGGCGAGAAGAAATCGATCAAGTTCGATATCCAGACGCCGGGCGAGTATCGGTTCTTCTGCACCTTTCACGAGTCGCTCGGGCAGCGCGGCGTGCTGGTGGTCGACCCTTCGTGA
- a CDS encoding NUDIX hydrolase, with product MTAHEAPPAYLGRLMHKIQTVTADDIHRFSPPSSGVARRSAVLILFAESDDGPDVLLTERASRLRKHSGQVAFPGGSIDPEDADEYAAALREAREEVGLDTDVVSIHGRMPDLYIPVTRFAVAPVIGTAPEDYTLGALDPGEVERATRVPLSMLADPDLRYTVTAPTGYRGPAFVVADLFVWGFTANVVDSILRLGGFAREWDRGRTIPLPERFHR from the coding sequence GTGACGGCCCACGAGGCACCGCCGGCGTACCTCGGCCGGCTCATGCACAAGATCCAGACGGTCACCGCCGACGACATCCACCGCTTCAGCCCGCCGTCCAGCGGTGTCGCCCGCCGTTCGGCGGTGCTCATCCTGTTCGCCGAGAGCGACGACGGCCCCGACGTGCTGCTGACCGAACGCGCCTCCCGGTTGCGCAAGCACTCCGGCCAGGTCGCCTTTCCCGGCGGCTCGATCGACCCGGAGGACGCCGACGAGTACGCCGCCGCGCTGCGGGAGGCCCGCGAGGAGGTCGGGCTGGACACCGACGTCGTGTCGATCCACGGGCGGATGCCGGACCTCTACATCCCGGTGACCCGCTTCGCGGTCGCGCCGGTGATCGGGACGGCGCCGGAGGACTACACCCTCGGCGCGCTCGATCCCGGGGAGGTCGAGCGCGCGACGCGGGTTCCGCTGTCGATGCTGGCCGACCCCGACCTGCGCTACACGGTGACCGCGCCGACGGGCTACCGCGGTCCGGCGTTCGTGGTGGCCGACCTCTTCGTGTGGGGGTTCACCGCCAACGTCGTCGACTCGATCCTGCGCCTCGGCGGCTTCGCGCGCGAGTGGGACCGCGGGCGCACGATCCCGCTGCCGGAGCGGTTCCACCGATGA
- a CDS encoding TlpA family protein disulfide reductase produces the protein MRVLAAVASIAVLAGCGAEGAGGGAPASVPPAAKAPPSEFTVGCPAFGAPAAKGAGGAKNGALPAVSLECLGSEGDPITLNGTPPGPTVINLWASWCAPCRAEMPIIEKLAQQGHGTVQVLGIATGDARSAATAFAVEFGMTFPSVLDPKNKVVGAQGLQGLPATLFVDGSGDVVYVHPLPYKSYDELASDVAEHLKVTL, from the coding sequence ATGAGGGTCCTGGCAGCGGTGGCGAGCATCGCCGTGCTCGCCGGCTGCGGGGCGGAGGGCGCGGGCGGCGGCGCACCGGCGTCGGTCCCGCCTGCCGCCAAGGCGCCCCCCTCGGAGTTCACCGTCGGCTGCCCGGCATTCGGTGCGCCCGCCGCGAAGGGCGCCGGCGGGGCGAAGAACGGCGCGCTGCCCGCGGTCTCGCTCGAGTGCCTCGGCTCCGAGGGCGACCCGATCACGCTCAACGGCACCCCGCCCGGCCCGACGGTCATCAACCTGTGGGCATCCTGGTGCGCGCCGTGCCGCGCCGAGATGCCGATCATCGAGAAGCTCGCGCAGCAGGGCCACGGCACCGTTCAGGTGCTCGGCATCGCCACCGGTGACGCGCGGTCCGCGGCGACCGCGTTCGCGGTCGAGTTCGGCATGACCTTCCCCAGCGTGCTCGACCCGAAGAACAAGGTCGTGGGCGCCCAGGGCCTGCAGGGCCTCCCCGCGACGCTCTTCGTCGACGGCTCCGGTGACGTGGTCTACGTGCACCCCCTGCCGTACAAGTCGTACGACGAGCTCGCCTCCGACGTCGCCGAGCACCTCAAGGTGACCCTGTGA
- the nth gene encoding endonuclease III, translated as MTDHAPQTAPNPPRRRRSAAQWAAETPLARTRRARAIDRELTELYPQAHCELDFSTPLELSVATILSAQCTDKRVNQVTPALFARYPDAAAYAGADRAELEEMIRPTGFFRNKTSSLIGLGQALLERHGGEVPPRLDDLVKLPGMGRKTANVVLGNAFGVPGLTVDTHFARLVRRWGLTSLEDPVKIEHAIGELIPKRDWTMFSHRVIFHGRRICHARKPACGVCPLARLCPSYGEGPTEAAAAAKLVKTDADFR; from the coding sequence GTGACCGACCACGCACCGCAGACCGCACCGAATCCGCCTCGGCGGCGCCGCAGCGCCGCGCAGTGGGCCGCCGAGACGCCGCTGGCCCGCACCCGACGGGCGCGCGCCATCGACCGCGAGCTGACCGAGCTGTACCCCCAGGCACACTGCGAGCTCGACTTCAGCACGCCCCTCGAGCTGTCCGTGGCGACGATCCTGTCCGCGCAGTGCACCGACAAGCGGGTCAACCAGGTCACCCCCGCGCTGTTCGCGCGCTACCCGGACGCGGCGGCGTACGCCGGGGCCGACCGCGCCGAGCTCGAGGAGATGATCCGTCCGACCGGCTTCTTCCGCAACAAGACGTCCTCGCTGATCGGGCTCGGCCAGGCGCTGCTCGAGCGGCACGGCGGCGAGGTGCCCCCGCGGCTGGACGACCTCGTGAAGCTGCCGGGCATGGGCCGCAAGACCGCCAACGTGGTGCTCGGCAACGCGTTCGGCGTGCCCGGGCTGACCGTCGACACGCATTTCGCCCGGCTGGTGCGGCGCTGGGGTCTGACGTCGCTGGAGGACCCGGTCAAGATCGAGCACGCGATCGGCGAGCTGATCCCCAAGCGCGACTGGACGATGTTCAGCCACCGGGTGATCTTCCACGGCCGCCGGATCTGCCACGCCCGCAAGCCCGCCTGCGGGGTCTGCCCGCTCGCGCGGCTGTGCCCGTCGTACGGCGAGGGTCCCACCGAGGCCGCGGCGGCGGCGAAGCTGGTCAAGACGGACGCCGACTTCCGCTAG
- a CDS encoding Crp/Fnr family transcriptional regulator — translation MDEVLGRAGLFQGVDEEAQEALARSFEFLDLARGSVIFKEGEQGDSLYIVLAGKVKIGRKSVDGRENLLAVMGPSDQFGELSLFDPGPRTSTASALTDVRVARLPKAALRPWLTDRPDLAERLLRVIARRLRRTNNIVADLIFTDVPGRVAKALLNLSKQFGQQEGDNLRVTHDLTQEELAQLVGASRETVNKALADFAQRSWLRLEGKSVIILDKERLARRAR, via the coding sequence GTGGACGAGGTACTAGGCCGGGCAGGCTTGTTCCAGGGCGTTGACGAAGAGGCCCAGGAAGCGCTCGCACGATCATTCGAGTTCCTCGATCTCGCCCGCGGATCGGTCATCTTCAAGGAGGGCGAGCAGGGCGACAGCCTGTACATCGTGCTCGCCGGCAAGGTCAAGATCGGCCGCAAGTCGGTCGACGGCCGCGAGAACCTGCTCGCCGTCATGGGACCGTCCGACCAGTTCGGCGAGCTCTCGCTGTTCGACCCCGGTCCGCGGACGTCGACCGCCTCCGCGCTGACCGACGTCCGCGTGGCGCGGCTGCCGAAGGCCGCGCTGCGTCCGTGGCTGACCGACCGCCCCGACCTCGCCGAGCGGCTGCTGCGGGTCATCGCCCGCCGGCTGCGGCGCACGAACAACATCGTCGCCGACCTCATCTTCACCGACGTCCCCGGCCGCGTGGCCAAGGCGCTGCTGAACCTCTCGAAGCAGTTCGGCCAGCAGGAGGGCGACAACCTCCGCGTCACGCACGACCTCACCCAGGAGGAGCTCGCCCAGCTGGTCGGCGCCTCCCGCGAGACCGTGAACAAGGCACTCGCCGACTTCGCGCAGCGGTCCTGGCTGCGCCTCGAGGGCAAGAGCGTGATCATCCTGGACAAGGAGCGGCTGGCGCGTCGCGCCCGCTGA
- a CDS encoding ATP-binding cassette domain-containing protein, producing the protein MAHAADSHDRIRVRGAHQNNLKSVDVDIPKRRLTVFTGVSGSGKSSLVFGTIAAESRRMIDETYPAFVQGFMPKLARPEVDRMENISPAIIIDQEPMGANSRSTVGTATDAATLLRMLFSRLSEPYVGSPMAFSFNVATASGSGVLKKSDGTREHRTFSVTGGQCPTCEGTGKVSTLDLDQIVDRGKTLNEGAILAPGFGPGTWGWRLYGESEKLDPDKKLAEYTEAEWQWLVHAGPTKVKIGGINLTHEGLIPRIERTFLSKERPPKQAHIKAYVARIATFGVCPDCGGTRLNEAARTATVAGTTIAEASRMQVSELLAWLENLDAPGCATIVAGLRELLRGMTEIGLGYLSLDRESATLSGGESQRVKMVRHLGSALTDISYVFDEPTIGLHPHDITRMITLLEALRDKGNTILVVEHKPDVIERADHIVDLGPGAGANGGEVTYAGPLAGLKDAGTRTGEYLSQKAALKSAVRSPSGALNIEKASTNNLRDVTVDVPLGVLTVITGVAGSGKSSLIHGNLPRDERVSFVDQSPIRGSRRSNPGTYTGVLDHVRKAFAKANGVKESLFSANSDGACPECKGLGLVFTEPVIPGDTGRTCEVCEGRRFADEVLEYTLHGRTIVDVLDMSIEDAAALFTAKTIATMLGRLVDVGLGYLKLGQPLNTLSGGERQRLKLAIAMAEPASVFVLDEPTSGLHLADVDRILALLDKLVDDGGSVIVIEHNRAVMAHADWIIDIGPGAGHDGGTVVFEGTPSEMVALRGRKQTLTGKALADYVAR; encoded by the coding sequence ATGGCGCACGCCGCTGACAGCCACGACCGGATCCGGGTGCGCGGGGCGCACCAGAACAACCTCAAGTCGGTGGACGTCGACATCCCCAAGCGCCGGCTGACCGTGTTCACCGGCGTCTCCGGCTCGGGCAAGTCGTCGCTGGTGTTCGGCACCATCGCGGCCGAGTCGCGGCGGATGATCGACGAGACCTACCCGGCGTTCGTGCAGGGCTTCATGCCGAAGCTGGCTCGTCCCGAGGTCGATCGCATGGAGAACATCAGCCCGGCGATCATCATCGACCAGGAGCCGATGGGCGCCAACAGCCGCTCGACGGTGGGGACCGCGACCGACGCCGCGACCCTGCTGCGGATGCTGTTCAGCCGGCTGTCCGAGCCGTACGTCGGGTCGCCGATGGCCTTCTCGTTCAACGTGGCCACCGCGAGCGGGAGCGGCGTGCTGAAGAAGTCGGACGGCACCCGCGAGCACCGCACGTTCAGCGTCACCGGCGGCCAGTGCCCGACCTGCGAAGGCACCGGCAAGGTCTCCACGCTCGACCTGGACCAGATCGTCGACCGCGGCAAGACCCTCAACGAGGGGGCGATCCTCGCGCCAGGGTTCGGCCCGGGCACCTGGGGATGGCGGTTGTACGGCGAGTCCGAGAAGCTCGATCCGGACAAGAAGCTCGCCGAGTACACCGAGGCGGAGTGGCAGTGGCTGGTGCACGCCGGGCCCACGAAGGTGAAGATCGGCGGCATCAACCTCACCCACGAGGGCCTCATCCCCCGCATCGAGCGCACGTTCCTCAGCAAGGAGCGTCCTCCCAAGCAGGCGCACATCAAGGCGTACGTCGCGAGGATCGCCACGTTCGGCGTCTGCCCGGACTGCGGTGGCACCCGCCTGAACGAGGCCGCCCGCACCGCGACCGTCGCGGGCACCACGATCGCCGAGGCGTCGCGCATGCAGGTCTCCGAGCTGCTGGCGTGGCTCGAGAACCTCGACGCTCCCGGCTGCGCGACGATCGTGGCCGGGCTGCGGGAGCTGCTCCGCGGGATGACCGAGATCGGGCTGGGCTACCTGTCGCTGGACCGCGAGTCTGCGACGCTGTCCGGCGGCGAGTCGCAGCGGGTGAAGATGGTGCGCCATCTCGGCTCGGCGCTCACCGACATCAGCTACGTGTTCGACGAGCCGACGATCGGGCTGCATCCGCACGACATCACCCGGATGATCACCCTGCTCGAGGCGCTGCGGGACAAGGGCAACACGATCCTCGTCGTCGAGCACAAGCCCGACGTCATCGAACGCGCCGACCACATCGTCGACCTCGGGCCGGGCGCCGGCGCGAACGGCGGCGAGGTGACGTACGCCGGCCCCTTGGCCGGCCTGAAGGACGCCGGGACCCGCACCGGCGAGTACCTGTCGCAGAAGGCCGCGCTCAAGAGCGCCGTTCGCTCGCCCTCCGGCGCCCTGAACATCGAGAAGGCGAGCACCAACAACCTGCGCGACGTCACGGTCGACGTCCCGCTCGGCGTGCTGACGGTGATCACCGGCGTCGCGGGCTCCGGGAAGTCCTCGCTGATCCACGGCAACCTGCCCCGCGACGAGCGCGTCTCGTTCGTCGACCAGTCGCCGATCCGCGGCTCGCGGCGCTCCAACCCCGGCACCTACACCGGCGTCCTGGACCACGTCCGCAAGGCGTTCGCCAAGGCCAACGGCGTCAAGGAGTCACTGTTCAGCGCCAACTCCGACGGCGCCTGCCCCGAGTGCAAGGGACTCGGGCTGGTGTTCACCGAGCCGGTCATCCCGGGCGACACCGGCCGCACCTGCGAGGTCTGCGAAGGACGCCGGTTCGCCGACGAGGTGCTCGAGTACACCCTGCACGGCAGGACGATCGTCGACGTCCTCGACATGAGCATCGAGGACGCCGCGGCGCTGTTCACGGCGAAGACCATCGCGACCATGCTCGGGCGGCTCGTCGACGTGGGCCTGGGCTACCTCAAGCTCGGGCAGCCCCTGAACACGCTGTCCGGCGGCGAGCGTCAGCGCCTCAAGCTGGCCATCGCGATGGCCGAGCCGGCGTCGGTGTTCGTGCTCGACGAGCCCACCAGCGGCCTGCACCTGGCGGACGTTGACCGGATCCTCGCGCTGCTGGACAAGCTGGTCGACGACGGCGGCTCGGTGATCGTGATCGAGCACAACCGGGCCGTCATGGCGCACGCCGACTGGATCATCGACATCGGCCCGGGCGCGGGCCACGACGGCGGCACGGTGGTCTTCGAGGGGACGCCGTCCGAGATGGTCGCGCTGCGCGGCCGCAAGCAGACGCTGACCGGCAAGGCGCTCGCCGACTACGTCGCGCGCTGA
- the trpB gene encoding tryptophan synthase subunit beta, whose product MTSLSHADTDGFFGEYGGRFLPPHLEAPIAEVAAAYAEARQDPSFMEEYAALLADYVGRPSPLFLARRLTAEFGGAKIYLKREDLNHTGAHKINHCLGEALLAKRMGKRKLLAETGAGQHGVALATAAAILGLECEIHMGAIDVAKQHPNVVRMQLLGATVVSVTDGGACLKDAVDSAFGVFAADYADTFFAIGSVVGPDPYPSMVRDFQSIVGNEAREQIQLKEGRLPDALVACVGGGSNAMGLFSAFLNDPSVAMYGVEPSGKSLDVVGEHAATMTLGSTGTLHGMKTLMLQDHEGEPTAVHSIASGLDYPGVGPQHAHLKDVGRVQYVTASDADTLAAFQLLCRTEGIIPALESCHAIAHAVRLAPTLSTDGIIVVNLSGRGDKDIDYIADRLGMSAPA is encoded by the coding sequence ATGACCTCGTTGAGCCATGCAGACACCGACGGATTCTTCGGCGAGTACGGCGGGCGGTTCCTGCCGCCGCACCTGGAAGCCCCGATCGCGGAGGTCGCCGCGGCGTACGCCGAGGCGCGGCAGGACCCCTCGTTCATGGAGGAGTACGCCGCGCTGCTGGCCGACTACGTCGGGCGGCCGTCTCCGCTGTTCCTCGCCCGCCGGCTGACCGCGGAGTTCGGTGGCGCGAAGATCTACCTCAAGCGCGAGGACCTCAACCACACCGGCGCGCACAAGATCAACCACTGCCTGGGCGAGGCCCTGCTCGCCAAGCGGATGGGCAAGCGGAAGCTGCTGGCCGAGACCGGCGCGGGCCAGCACGGGGTCGCCCTCGCGACCGCGGCCGCCATCCTCGGCCTCGAGTGCGAGATCCACATGGGCGCGATCGACGTGGCCAAGCAGCACCCGAACGTCGTCCGGATGCAGCTGCTCGGCGCCACCGTGGTGTCGGTGACGGACGGCGGCGCGTGCCTGAAGGACGCCGTCGACTCGGCGTTCGGGGTGTTCGCCGCCGACTACGCCGACACGTTCTTCGCCATCGGCTCGGTCGTCGGTCCCGACCCCTACCCATCGATGGTGCGCGACTTCCAGTCGATCGTCGGCAACGAGGCGCGCGAGCAGATCCAGCTCAAGGAGGGCCGGCTGCCCGACGCGCTCGTGGCCTGCGTCGGCGGCGGGTCGAACGCGATGGGGCTGTTCTCGGCGTTCCTGAACGACCCGTCGGTCGCGATGTACGGCGTCGAGCCGTCCGGCAAGAGCCTCGACGTCGTCGGCGAGCACGCCGCGACGATGACGCTCGGCTCGACCGGCACGCTGCACGGGATGAAGACGCTGATGCTGCAGGACCACGAGGGCGAGCCGACCGCCGTCCACTCGATCGCCTCGGGCCTGGACTACCCGGGCGTCGGGCCGCAGCACGCCCACCTGAAGGACGTCGGCCGCGTCCAGTACGTCACCGCCAGCGACGCCGACACGCTCGCGGCCTTCCAGCTGCTGTGCCGCACCGAGGGCATCATCCCGGCGCTGGAGAGCTGCCACGCGATCGCGCACGCCGTCCGGCTCGCGCCGACGCTGAGCACCGACGGGATCATCGTGGTGAACCTCTCCGGCCGCGGCGACAAGGACATCGACTACATCGCCGACCGCCTGGGGATGTCCGCCCCCGCCTGA
- a CDS encoding OsmC family protein: MSSTELIDPVALRGRQKPLKDAYREDPASAIVVSTARAVIDPDSLSATVSTWAGDVRAGLHPAAGGDGSEACSGDILLEAVAACAGVTLRSVAVAMGVPFRSAEVRVRGTWDARGTLGVDRAAPVGLTDIVLELDIDSDAEDKTIDKLMELTERYCVVAQTLAEPPTVTFTRAG, translated from the coding sequence ATGTCCTCGACCGAGCTGATCGACCCCGTCGCCCTGCGTGGCCGGCAGAAGCCACTGAAGGACGCCTACCGCGAGGACCCGGCGTCCGCGATCGTGGTCAGCACGGCACGCGCCGTCATCGACCCCGACAGCCTCTCGGCGACCGTCTCGACGTGGGCGGGCGACGTCCGCGCCGGGTTGCACCCGGCCGCGGGCGGCGACGGCTCGGAGGCCTGCTCGGGGGACATCCTGCTGGAGGCCGTCGCGGCCTGCGCGGGCGTTACGCTGCGCTCGGTGGCGGTCGCCATGGGGGTGCCGTTCCGCAGCGCCGAGGTACGCGTGCGCGGGACGTGGGACGCGCGCGGCACCCTCGGCGTCGACCGCGCGGCGCCGGTGGGCCTCACCGACATCGTGCTCGAGCTCGACATCGACTCGGACGCCGAGGACAAGACGATCGACAAGCTGATGGAGCTGACCGAGCGGTACTGCGTGGTCGCGCAGACGCTCGCCGAGCCGCCGACGGTCACCTTCACCCGCGCCGGATAG
- the sfnG gene encoding dimethylsulfone monooxygenase SfnG, giving the protein MTSAPLHFAYWVPNVSGGLVVSNIEQRTSHSPAYNIDLARTAEQVGFDYALTQVRYLASYGADAQHESVSFSLALLAATERLKVIAAVHPGQWPPHVLAKLAATAQETTNGRFCLNVVSGWFKREYTDLGLDWLDHEERYRRSEEFIEVLRGLWDEDGFTYRGDFYRTRDVTFRPQPKVAPEVFQGGNSTSARAMAARLSDWYFMNGNTVDGVREQVLDVGAQAERNGHRVRYGLNGFAVVRDTEAEATAVVEEIIAKADVDKVNDFGAAVQQAGQATFDRKGMWADSEFKDLVQYNDGFRTGLIGTPEQVARRIIEYKKAGVDLLLLGFLHIREEVERFGREVIPLVRELEADLDRQLVATP; this is encoded by the coding sequence ATGACCTCCGCACCCCTGCACTTCGCCTACTGGGTCCCCAACGTCTCCGGCGGCCTCGTCGTGTCGAACATCGAGCAGCGCACCAGCCACAGCCCGGCGTACAACATCGACCTGGCCCGCACCGCCGAGCAGGTCGGGTTCGACTACGCGCTCACCCAGGTGCGCTACCTCGCGTCGTACGGCGCGGACGCGCAGCACGAGTCGGTCAGCTTCTCGCTGGCGCTGCTCGCGGCCACCGAGCGGCTGAAGGTGATCGCCGCCGTCCACCCGGGGCAGTGGCCGCCGCACGTGCTCGCCAAGCTCGCGGCCACCGCGCAGGAGACCACGAACGGCCGGTTCTGCCTGAACGTCGTCTCCGGCTGGTTCAAGCGCGAGTACACCGACCTCGGGCTCGACTGGCTCGATCACGAGGAGCGCTACCGGCGCAGCGAGGAGTTCATCGAGGTGCTCCGCGGGCTGTGGGACGAGGACGGCTTCACCTACCGCGGCGACTTCTACCGCACCCGTGACGTCACGTTCCGGCCCCAGCCGAAGGTGGCGCCCGAGGTCTTCCAGGGCGGCAACTCGACGTCCGCCCGCGCGATGGCGGCCCGCCTGTCGGACTGGTACTTCATGAACGGCAACACCGTCGACGGCGTCCGCGAGCAGGTGCTGGACGTCGGGGCCCAGGCCGAGCGCAACGGCCACCGCGTGCGGTACGGGCTCAACGGCTTCGCCGTCGTCCGCGACACCGAGGCGGAGGCGACCGCGGTCGTCGAGGAGATCATCGCCAAGGCGGACGTCGACAAGGTCAACGACTTCGGCGCCGCCGTGCAGCAGGCCGGTCAGGCGACGTTCGACAGGAAGGGCATGTGGGCCGACTCGGAGTTCAAGGATCTCGTGCAGTACAACGACGGGTTCCGCACCGGCCTCATCGGCACGCCGGAGCAGGTCGCGCGGCGCATCATCGAGTACAAGAAGGCCGGCGTCGACCTGCTGCTGCTGGGCTTCCTGCACATCCGCGAGGAGGTCGAGCGATTCGGCCGCGAGGTCATCCCGCTGGTCCGCGAGCTCGAGGCCGACCTGGATCGCCAGCTCGTCGCGACCCCGTAG